One window of uncultured Methanoregula sp. genomic DNA carries:
- a CDS encoding zinc ribbon domain-containing protein: MGNKFCTSCGTALTGGVKFCEHCGAPVNPEELFPEQPASSLTDFAEAPHQPSPRIPKKTVAVIAGIVVVLVIAAALSLFVLPVVSSGLLRTNPEPAVPAVTTTIPVTQVTTVTTAVTTIPTPVPDPFPDALKLKDSFTFGSGEYVSEGTVYRVWMNDTYQWHNDMDNNYYPQVPKGDKKYLFVFVDVYNNGTTRVWPPTSNNVKVYYQDIWYSPDPTHFIPDKDTDPRKNPIEIKEIQYYPKLSGSEYVEDYGVSHGYRTAFLYPGKSNAIDGYLIYEVPGSLRLDKTYVQIAFNGNDMATWKLG; this comes from the coding sequence ATGGGAAATAAGTTCTGTACCTCCTGCGGTACCGCACTCACCGGGGGTGTGAAATTTTGTGAACACTGCGGGGCTCCGGTAAACCCGGAGGAATTATTCCCCGAACAACCGGCATCGTCACTCACGGATTTTGCCGAAGCACCTCACCAGCCATCCCCGCGTATACCAAAGAAGACCGTGGCGGTTATTGCCGGGATCGTTGTTGTCCTGGTTATTGCAGCAGCCCTCTCATTATTCGTCCTTCCCGTTGTTTCATCAGGCCTGTTACGGACAAATCCAGAGCCAGCGGTGCCTGCAGTGACCACGACTATTCCGGTCACTCAGGTTACCACGGTTACAACGGCGGTTACAACGATTCCGACCCCGGTTCCGGATCCGTTTCCCGATGCATTAAAACTCAAAGATTCCTTTACCTTTGGCTCCGGGGAGTATGTCAGCGAAGGGACGGTGTACCGGGTCTGGATGAACGATACCTACCAATGGCACAACGATATGGACAATAACTATTATCCCCAGGTTCCCAAAGGGGACAAAAAGTACCTGTTCGTGTTCGTCGATGTGTATAATAACGGGACAACACGGGTCTGGCCCCCAACATCCAACAACGTGAAAGTGTATTACCAGGATATATGGTACTCTCCGGACCCGACTCATTTTATTCCGGACAAAGACACCGATCCCAGAAAAAACCCGATAGAAATCAAGGAAATCCAATATTATCCCAAGTTATCCGGCTCGGAGTACGTGGAGGATTACGGAGTCTCGCATGGCTACCGGACTGCTTTTTTGTACCCGGGGAAGAGCAATGCAATTGACGGGTATCTCATTTACGAGGTCCCAGGATCGCTCAGGCTCGATAAAACCTATGTACAGATCGCGTTCAACGGGAACGACATGGCGACCTGGAAACTGGGATAA
- a CDS encoding MFS transporter, producing MPRLPESTAQRIIITVVVLGSFIGAVDSGIVVISLTAISRFYAVGTSPASWVLISYLLVLTGLLIPFGRLADVKGPKNIFVAGFVLFTASSFLCGIAASLPELILFRALQGIGGAMITAMGPALITNFIPAHGVGRAFGYLTAANGLGLAAGFGLGGIITYFFSWQWIFFINIPIGIIAIITAVLFIPCRDVRKESVVVTGTFNLRGSLLIMTGAGLFIFTLSLGQELGWTSPAILAAFFLSILFTVLFVISERRSATPLLHLDLLKSRGISLGIGAAMSNRLVVSGMIYLIPLYLEIVTGYTTGFVGFLLLAPSLLILVAGPAAGLISDRIGSRWLCTLSGFLLLASIIFFIIFDDSSPLIFIIIALCLRTISMGLFAPPNLHLVFSCAPREHQGAVSGLWYFSRYLASTIGIVLFETLFELWIHVDEPDGLRVSILQHHSIMELKTGFDMVFLVGMVIVFVMIVLSVLFRENMTRGDHEKVRTGIPNNNT from the coding sequence GTGCCCCGGCTTCCAGAATCAACCGCACAGCGTATTATTATAACAGTTGTCGTGCTCGGCTCGTTTATTGGAGCGGTTGATTCTGGCATTGTCGTCATCTCACTGACTGCGATCTCCCGGTTCTATGCTGTAGGTACGAGTCCGGCTTCATGGGTTCTCATATCTTACCTCCTTGTTCTCACGGGTTTGTTAATCCCGTTCGGCAGACTTGCTGATGTTAAGGGGCCGAAAAACATTTTTGTAGCCGGCTTTGTGCTCTTCACTGCAAGTTCATTCCTTTGTGGCATTGCGGCAAGCCTGCCCGAACTGATCCTGTTCCGTGCCCTGCAGGGTATCGGCGGGGCAATGATAACTGCTATGGGGCCCGCCTTAATCACCAATTTTATTCCTGCTCATGGAGTGGGCAGGGCATTTGGCTATCTCACTGCTGCAAACGGCCTAGGCCTTGCCGCGGGGTTTGGTCTTGGCGGGATCATAACGTACTTCTTTTCATGGCAATGGATCTTCTTCATCAACATCCCCATCGGGATTATTGCCATCATCACCGCTGTTCTTTTTATCCCATGCAGGGATGTACGAAAGGAGTCGGTTGTGGTGACTGGTACTTTTAACCTCCGCGGGTCGCTCCTCATAATGACTGGTGCCGGTCTCTTTATCTTCACCCTTTCGCTTGGTCAGGAACTCGGCTGGACATCCCCCGCGATCCTTGCAGCGTTTTTCCTCTCCATTCTCTTTACCGTATTATTCGTCATATCGGAACGAAGAAGCGCAACACCTCTCCTCCATCTCGATCTTCTGAAAAGCCGGGGGATATCACTTGGTATTGGCGCTGCTATGTCGAACCGCCTCGTAGTATCCGGAATGATCTATCTTATTCCCCTGTATCTTGAGATCGTGACGGGTTACACTACAGGATTTGTCGGGTTCCTTCTCCTTGCCCCCTCACTTCTCATATTGGTTGCCGGCCCGGCAGCCGGCCTCATATCAGACAGGATCGGATCCCGCTGGCTCTGCACACTTTCCGGTTTTCTGCTCCTTGCTTCAATCATCTTTTTCATAATTTTCGATGATTCAAGTCCTCTCATTTTTATTATCATTGCCCTTTGTCTCCGGACAATCTCGATGGGACTCTTTGCACCACCCAACCTCCACCTGGTCTTTTCCTGTGCACCACGAGAACATCAGGGGGCAGTATCCGGGCTGTGGTATTTCTCGCGGTATCTTGCATCAACGATCGGCATTGTTCTCTTCGAGACACTGTTCGAACTTTGGATTCATGTCGATGAACCGGATGGATTGCGTGTGTCAATTCTCCAGCATCACTCGATTATGGAACTCAAGACGGGGTTTGACATGGTGTTCCTTGTTGGTATGGTGATTGTCTTTGTCATGATTGTGCTTTCAGTCCTGTTCCGGGAGAACATGACGCGGGGTGACCATGAGAAGGTCCGCACCGGAATCCCGAACAACAATACGTAA
- a CDS encoding glutaredoxin domain-containing protein, producing MPENPELIVYTLEFCPHCDTLKGFLKQEGKAFVERDLSTAESLTELRMNGVFVNEAPVLQKDEDFYTTSDLFPAGNFDGARIKKLISGE from the coding sequence GTGCCAGAGAATCCGGAACTGATCGTGTATACGCTTGAATTTTGCCCGCATTGCGACACACTAAAAGGTTTTTTGAAACAGGAGGGCAAAGCGTTCGTTGAGCGCGATCTCTCCACTGCCGAATCCCTCACCGAGCTTCGGATGAACGGGGTCTTTGTCAACGAAGCTCCCGTGCTCCAGAAGGATGAGGATTTCTATACCACTTCGGACCTTTTTCCCGCAGGCAATTTTGACGGAGCCCGGATTAAAAAACTTATTTCAGGTGAGTGA
- the nrdD gene encoding anaerobic ribonucleoside-triphosphate reductase has protein sequence MSHRETKQLTFEGLAVPALPYVRTSDGHIIDWDRKRIVRQLVEETKLVETFYGYEGASEAVAQDIAMQVENRIKNMGLKSLSGPLIREIVNMTLLENGMVQYRNVSTRVGTPVFDAHLIDVGRGFEAHDNANLQENAETSHKKKADKISKEQYLLQLPPDLADHHLSGEMHIHDLEYFGTRPFCQDWDLRYFFYYGLMPDGNGTKASVAGPAKRAEVAILHAVKALGSAQTNFAGGQGYYNFLTFLAPFMEGMPYEEIKQMVQMFVYEMTQMMVARGGQLVFSSIQLSPGVPALWRDKPCVYKGKVWDGKSAPLRTYDEFEREVRLLFKALMEVMLEGDYWGKPFNFPKPEISIEPDFMNEREEFNKKHPDLPTYQELYLMTFELSSKFGTPYYDNQLPAYRGAGKGISCYQCCAYQFSTVADEDSDFDKKLIFDEGRHFSMGSWQVVSVNCPRAAYNAEGDDARLFSELKKLMDVAIEIFKIKRRWMDLIRANSRMPFAMQRPKDPNTGERGAIAVDLEGLVYTIGVVGVNEMVQHHTGKQLHESKEAFRLAIRAMTEMELYGRELSRKNNMTIALARTPAETTGQRFAVADLLDRRYHGFAKKVIKGDVEEGLSKLGKSRDLPIYYTNGTHVAPGADIPLTKRMEIEHVFFPIVDGGNIFHIWLGEARPDPRGLMDMAMNLCRNTQIGYFAFTRDITVSLRQFHERDSKKSIANWTPADLPIRA, from the coding sequence ATGTCGCACCGGGAAACCAAGCAGCTGACCTTTGAGGGATTAGCCGTCCCGGCACTCCCGTACGTCAGGACATCTGACGGGCACATTATCGACTGGGACCGGAAACGCATCGTCCGCCAGCTCGTGGAAGAGACAAAACTCGTTGAGACGTTTTACGGGTACGAAGGTGCAAGCGAAGCCGTTGCTCAGGACATTGCAATGCAGGTCGAGAACCGCATCAAGAATATGGGACTCAAGTCGCTTTCCGGACCCCTCATCCGCGAAATCGTCAATATGACCCTTCTTGAAAACGGCATGGTGCAGTACCGGAACGTCTCGACCCGTGTCGGTACCCCGGTCTTCGATGCACACCTTATCGATGTGGGCAGGGGTTTTGAAGCGCACGACAACGCCAACCTGCAGGAAAACGCCGAGACCTCGCACAAGAAGAAGGCGGACAAGATCTCAAAGGAACAATACCTCCTCCAGCTCCCGCCGGATCTCGCCGATCACCATCTGTCGGGCGAGATGCACATCCACGACCTGGAATATTTCGGTACCCGGCCGTTCTGCCAGGACTGGGACCTGCGCTATTTCTTCTATTACGGCCTGATGCCGGATGGAAACGGTACCAAGGCATCGGTTGCCGGCCCGGCCAAGCGGGCGGAAGTTGCGATCCTGCATGCCGTTAAGGCACTCGGGTCCGCCCAGACAAACTTTGCCGGCGGCCAGGGATACTACAACTTCCTCACCTTCCTTGCTCCCTTCATGGAAGGGATGCCCTACGAAGAGATCAAGCAGATGGTCCAGATGTTCGTGTACGAGATGACGCAGATGATGGTTGCCCGGGGCGGCCAGCTTGTCTTCTCGTCCATCCAGCTCTCGCCGGGAGTGCCTGCTCTCTGGCGGGACAAGCCCTGCGTGTACAAAGGGAAAGTCTGGGACGGCAAATCAGCGCCACTGCGGACCTATGACGAGTTCGAGCGCGAGGTCCGGCTCCTCTTCAAGGCCCTCATGGAAGTGATGCTCGAAGGAGACTACTGGGGCAAACCCTTCAACTTCCCCAAACCGGAGATCTCGATCGAACCGGACTTCATGAACGAACGCGAGGAGTTCAATAAAAAGCATCCCGATCTTCCGACATACCAGGAATTGTACCTGATGACGTTCGAGCTTTCCTCAAAGTTCGGTACACCATATTACGACAACCAGCTCCCCGCGTACCGGGGCGCAGGGAAGGGTATCTCGTGCTACCAGTGCTGCGCTTATCAGTTCTCGACCGTAGCCGATGAGGATTCGGATTTTGACAAGAAACTCATTTTCGATGAGGGCCGGCACTTCTCCATGGGTTCGTGGCAGGTAGTCTCGGTGAACTGCCCGCGGGCTGCCTACAATGCAGAAGGCGACGATGCCCGTCTCTTCTCCGAACTCAAGAAACTCATGGACGTTGCCATCGAGATCTTCAAGATCAAGCGCCGGTGGATGGACCTGATCCGGGCCAACAGCCGGATGCCGTTTGCCATGCAGCGTCCCAAGGATCCCAATACCGGCGAGCGGGGCGCAATTGCCGTTGATCTCGAAGGGCTCGTCTATACTATCGGCGTCGTCGGGGTCAACGAGATGGTCCAGCACCATACCGGCAAACAGCTCCACGAGTCAAAAGAGGCATTCAGGCTCGCCATCCGGGCAATGACCGAGATGGAACTCTATGGAAGGGAACTGAGCAGGAAGAATAACATGACCATTGCCCTTGCCCGCACCCCGGCAGAAACAACCGGCCAGCGCTTTGCGGTGGCCGATCTTCTCGACCGGCGCTACCATGGCTTTGCAAAGAAAGTCATCAAGGGCGATGTCGAAGAAGGTCTCTCGAAACTGGGCAAGAGCCGCGATCTCCCGATCTATTACACGAACGGCACGCATGTTGCGCCGGGAGCAGACATTCCTCTGACCAAGAGGATGGAGATCGAGCATGTCTTCTTCCCGATTGTCGATGGCGGCAACATCTTCCATATCTGGCTTGGCGAGGCCCGGCCGGATCCCCGGGGACTCATGGACATGGCAATGAACCTCTGCCGCAACACGCAGATAGGGTACTTTGCCTTTACCCGGGATATCACGGTCTCGCTCCGCCAGTTCCATGAGCGGGACAGCAAGAAGTCGATCGCGAACTGGACTCCGGCGGATCTGCCGATCCGGGCATAA
- a CDS encoding HEAT repeat domain-containing protein yields the protein MTEPNIPKKPEGAAELEKQGLEGLIQYLKDSTDPNVRQYAAYLLGKAKNPRAIQPLITALGDFDKSVREQAMLALSAIGQAAIEPLTAAMKEPKWETRYRAAEALGKIADDKAVRPLIQGLKDSRDHVRYMAAKGLRELGDSDALEPMIILLKDENQYVRMMAARALGAIGGDKVKEALRAALAAEPDEKVKEAISEALQ from the coding sequence ATGACCGAACCTAATATCCCGAAAAAACCAGAGGGAGCCGCAGAACTCGAGAAACAGGGTCTCGAAGGGCTCATCCAGTACCTGAAGGACAGTACCGATCCCAATGTACGGCAGTATGCCGCGTACCTGCTGGGGAAAGCAAAAAACCCGCGGGCCATCCAGCCCCTTATTACTGCTCTCGGTGACTTTGACAAATCCGTGCGTGAACAGGCAATGCTTGCCCTCTCGGCAATCGGCCAGGCTGCCATTGAACCCCTCACTGCTGCCATGAAGGAGCCCAAGTGGGAAACCCGGTACCGTGCAGCAGAAGCTCTCGGTAAGATTGCCGATGACAAAGCCGTCAGGCCTCTCATCCAGGGGCTCAAAGACAGCCGCGATCATGTCCGGTACATGGCAGCAAAAGGCCTCCGCGAACTGGGCGATTCAGATGCCCTTGAACCCATGATCATTCTCTTGAAAGACGAAAACCAGTACGTCCGGATGATGGCGGCAAGGGCACTCGGGGCAATTGGCGGGGACAAGGTCAAAGAAGCCCTTCGGGCTGCGCTGGCAGCCGAGCCTGATGAGAAAGTCAAAGAAGCGATCTCCGAAGCATTGCAGTGA
- the thpR gene encoding RNA 2',3'-cyclic phosphodiesterase codes for MVRAFVALELSGEIRSRLAKSQDLLRTCPARLTFVNPDLIHITAKFLGEVPVQQLPAIMDALRSIPFTPFTVTAGEVTVNNRSRPHTVWSDIDDAGRGQQLLSAIDAVLGPLGIVPEARRFTPHATIARVKVADPSLFTALKSLEGTGYGSCTVSGLKLKKSTLTPNGPIYEDLLEVQW; via the coding sequence ATGGTCAGGGCATTTGTTGCACTGGAATTATCCGGGGAAATACGGAGCCGGCTTGCAAAATCACAGGATCTCCTTCGTACCTGCCCGGCCCGGCTGACGTTTGTCAACCCGGATCTCATCCATATCACGGCAAAGTTCCTTGGCGAGGTTCCTGTGCAGCAACTCCCGGCAATCATGGATGCCCTCCGGAGCATACCCTTCACTCCGTTTACCGTTACTGCCGGGGAGGTCACGGTGAATAACCGTTCCCGTCCCCACACGGTGTGGAGTGATATTGACGATGCAGGCAGGGGCCAGCAGCTCCTTTCTGCCATCGACGCCGTGCTTGGCCCGCTGGGCATTGTGCCCGAGGCCCGCAGATTCACACCCCATGCTACCATTGCACGGGTCAAGGTCGCCGATCCGTCTCTCTTTACGGCCCTGAAGAGCCTTGAGGGAACGGGGTACGGGAGCTGCACGGTCAGCGGCCTGAAACTCAAGAAGAGCACCCTGACCCCGAATGGACCCATCTACGAGGACCTGCTTGAGGTGCAATGGTGA
- the cca gene encoding CCA tRNA nucleotidyltransferase — MVNRLPLEEEVLEEIRPHAEEREQVCALGKKLLAAIAESGKAEGMIVGSIARHTWVRGDRDLDVFMLFDPSLPRETLEAEGLSLARSIAARFTTSYHEKYAEHPYINATIDGVDVDLVPCYNVCSAEKIQSAVDRTPFHTRYITDKINGLIDDVLLLKRFAKAGGIYGSDQMTEGFSGYLCELLILYYGGFSGLLKAASEWRPGIIIDPEHHAKKEFDEPLIVIDPVDPRRNVAAAVSLDRMAEFVELVRGYLASPSREFFTLPSARTITREELGTLVAERGTCLYAITFPTPPYIEEIVVPQLKRSTAAICEDLERNGFSVHHAHYTMKPERCMFLFEMLVAELPRIRTHLGPPVWNRVNADKFREKHLNSALPGPYVQQARYEMEVPREYTRAVDLLSSDALLQVSLGRHVRQSLANGWHVDEGADCWHEEFADFIGAFFSRCSPLVRVLQKK; from the coding sequence ATGGTGAACCGTCTCCCCCTTGAAGAGGAAGTTCTCGAAGAGATTCGTCCCCATGCAGAAGAGCGGGAGCAGGTCTGTGCCCTGGGGAAAAAACTGCTTGCTGCGATTGCAGAAAGCGGTAAAGCCGAGGGGATGATCGTGGGCTCCATTGCCCGTCACACATGGGTCCGGGGGGACCGCGACCTTGACGTGTTCATGCTCTTCGACCCGTCGCTTCCCCGGGAAACGCTGGAGGCCGAGGGACTCTCCCTTGCGCGGAGTATCGCGGCCAGGTTCACCACCTCCTATCACGAGAAATATGCCGAGCACCCTTACATCAACGCGACCATCGATGGCGTTGACGTAGATCTCGTTCCCTGCTACAATGTCTGCAGTGCGGAAAAGATCCAGAGCGCTGTTGACCGGACGCCATTCCACACCCGGTACATCACCGACAAGATCAACGGTCTCATTGACGATGTCCTTCTCCTCAAACGGTTTGCAAAAGCCGGAGGGATCTATGGCTCGGACCAGATGACCGAAGGTTTCTCCGGGTATCTCTGCGAACTGCTCATACTCTATTATGGCGGGTTCTCCGGGCTGCTGAAGGCAGCGTCCGAGTGGCGGCCGGGGATCATTATCGATCCCGAACACCATGCCAAAAAGGAGTTCGATGAACCCCTTATCGTGATCGATCCCGTGGACCCCCGGCGCAATGTAGCCGCTGCAGTCTCCCTTGATCGCATGGCGGAATTCGTTGAACTTGTCCGGGGGTACCTTGCATCCCCTTCCCGCGAGTTCTTCACCCTTCCATCCGCCCGGACTATTACCCGGGAGGAGCTCGGGACCCTCGTGGCTGAGCGTGGCACCTGCCTGTATGCGATAACGTTCCCGACTCCCCCGTATATCGAGGAGATCGTGGTCCCCCAGCTCAAGCGAAGCACAGCGGCGATCTGTGAAGACCTGGAGCGGAACGGATTCTCTGTCCATCATGCGCATTACACGATGAAACCGGAACGCTGCATGTTCCTCTTTGAAATGCTCGTTGCTGAGCTGCCCCGGATCCGCACGCATCTCGGTCCCCCTGTCTGGAACCGCGTCAATGCCGACAAGTTCCGGGAAAAACATCTCAACTCAGCGCTGCCCGGCCCCTATGTTCAGCAGGCCCGGTACGAGATGGAAGTTCCCCGGGAATATACGCGGGCCGTGGATCTGCTCTCCTCGGATGCACTTCTCCAGGTGAGCCTCGGGAGGCACGTGCGCCAGTCGCTTGCGAATGGGTGGCATGTCGATGAGGGTGCCGACTGCTGGCACGAAGAGTTTGCCGATTTCATCGGGGCTTTTTTCTCGCGGTGCTCACCGCTTGTGCGGGTTTTACAGAAGAAGTGA
- a CDS encoding PAS domain-containing protein yields MNLKDKPVKNSQSLSLYILLFMIIPVICIGVLLTANDYFVTKNNFENEAHNLQFQTEENIDEALRLTDTASNILDDSINDRMQKGLVSVREEYNRSGHNPANMNLAGIQAGLGDGFDIYVIDESGVIVATTYAPELGQDFKQVPYFYDYLTKIRNSEGFFPDRVVHELLGAGQYRKFAYMPTADHKYVLELGLAGTSYDTVNAKLDAHKNIRNIVFANPYVEQYRVFNTLGRYVANGSRPEPAVSEYINETIRTRSTLEVKNPDSSRTIRYLFVDLTDEKYGSDPSRIVEITYNTGLMQESLRYQILFHLILSLFAVILGCILALIVSRTLTRPITGIVADVEKIADGDLEHRIGSPQIREFQILEQSINTMVDSLQSASTKMKDDEIFRQEMIDQLPVAIFMKNVDDGRYVYWNRASELLYGRPAGEVIGKTDRELFSPGMVTQIEKEDSEARLNRIALKTKTISIHGQGDRIVHMIIVTIFSSSRTERYLLGIAEDMTEEANLLKTDLLFSITRHDILDHLSAILESLERAQLTTTPEAMQAFFDKTVISVESIRNQISFMRSMQDRGITSPKWQSVQQAFFNAMDQLPVNDVDFNVDLEELEIFADPFLPRIFFTLLLNSFNYGGKRLTRIRLYARPEGESLAIVYEDNGPGIPHTDKTKIFLFEELPETWQGLFLIRELLSFTGITITESGDPETGIRFVILVPPGKFRYF; encoded by the coding sequence ATGAACCTGAAAGATAAACCAGTAAAGAACAGCCAGTCGCTCTCGCTGTACATTCTCCTTTTCATGATAATTCCCGTCATCTGTATCGGCGTACTCCTGACCGCAAATGACTATTTCGTTACAAAAAACAATTTCGAAAATGAAGCCCATAATCTCCAGTTCCAGACCGAAGAGAACATTGATGAAGCCCTTCGCCTGACGGACACGGCCTCCAATATCCTGGACGACAGTATCAATGATCGGATGCAGAAAGGACTCGTATCTGTCCGGGAGGAATACAATCGATCCGGCCATAATCCGGCGAATATGAATCTCGCCGGAATACAGGCCGGGCTTGGGGACGGTTTTGACATCTATGTGATCGATGAATCCGGGGTCATCGTTGCCACTACCTATGCACCGGAACTTGGCCAGGATTTCAAACAAGTCCCGTATTTTTATGATTATCTCACCAAAATACGCAACTCCGAAGGTTTTTTCCCGGATCGCGTGGTCCACGAACTCCTGGGGGCCGGCCAGTACCGCAAATTCGCGTACATGCCGACAGCGGATCATAAATATGTTCTCGAACTGGGTCTGGCAGGGACTTCATACGATACAGTGAATGCAAAACTGGATGCTCACAAGAATATCCGGAATATCGTTTTTGCAAACCCGTACGTGGAGCAGTACCGGGTCTTCAATACGCTTGGCAGGTACGTTGCCAATGGCAGCAGACCGGAACCTGCTGTTTCGGAATACATCAATGAAACGATCCGTACACGTTCAACCCTCGAGGTAAAAAATCCCGATTCTTCCCGGACCATCAGGTACCTGTTTGTTGACCTCACGGATGAAAAATACGGGTCTGACCCGAGCAGGATTGTCGAGATCACGTATAATACCGGCCTGATGCAGGAATCGCTCCGCTACCAGATCCTCTTCCACCTGATCTTATCCCTCTTCGCGGTTATTCTTGGCTGCATCCTTGCCCTCATCGTATCCAGGACCCTGACCCGGCCGATCACCGGTATCGTTGCCGACGTGGAAAAAATTGCGGACGGGGACCTGGAACACCGTATCGGGAGCCCCCAAATACGGGAATTCCAGATCCTTGAGCAGAGTATCAACACGATGGTTGATTCGCTGCAATCCGCCTCCACGAAGATGAAGGATGATGAGATCTTCCGGCAGGAGATGATCGACCAGCTGCCTGTTGCAATCTTCATGAAGAATGTGGATGACGGCAGGTACGTATACTGGAACCGGGCAAGCGAGCTCTTATACGGGAGACCCGCTGGCGAAGTTATCGGGAAAACCGATCGCGAACTCTTTTCCCCGGGTATGGTTACCCAGATAGAGAAAGAAGACTCCGAGGCGCGCCTCAACCGGATCGCTCTCAAGACCAAGACGATCTCTATCCACGGGCAGGGCGACCGGATCGTCCACATGATCATTGTCACGATCTTCAGCTCTTCGAGGACCGAACGCTACCTGCTGGGCATTGCCGAGGACATGACTGAAGAGGCCAACCTCCTGAAAACGGACCTCCTTTTCAGCATCACGCGGCATGATATCCTCGACCATCTCTCGGCAATCCTGGAATCGCTGGAACGGGCGCAGCTCACCACCACGCCGGAAGCAATGCAGGCATTTTTTGACAAGACGGTCATATCCGTTGAATCGATCCGGAACCAGATCTCGTTCATGCGCAGCATGCAGGATCGCGGGATCACGTCCCCGAAATGGCAATCGGTGCAGCAGGCCTTTTTCAATGCCATGGACCAGCTTCCTGTTAATGATGTGGACTTTAATGTGGATCTTGAGGAGCTCGAGATATTCGCCGATCCTTTCCTGCCCCGGATATTCTTTACCCTGCTTTTGAACTCCTTCAATTACGGTGGCAAGCGTCTCACCCGGATCCGCCTCTACGCCCGCCCGGAAGGAGAGTCCCTTGCCATTGTGTACGAGGATAACGGTCCGGGGATCCCCCATACTGACAAAACAAAGATATTCCTCTTCGAGGAATTACCGGAAACCTGGCAGGGTCTCTTCCTCATCCGCGAGCTCCTGTCGTTCACCGGCATCACCATCACGGAATCCGGGGACCCGGAAACGGGGATACGGTTTGTCATCCTCGTGCCTCCCGGTAAATTCCGGTACTTCTGA
- a CDS encoding ArsR family transcriptional regulator — protein sequence MSEAAEVARLLDILGNRNRRRIIELLRQKPCFVTEISDTLMLSPKAVIDHLQMMERETILACQVDERRRKYYYLANDILIDVSLKEIRIISAANPEGDEKNEKLKTSVAMLGRMIRSHDQILANLEQVNHDIEMMITDVAHNHKDLFRSEREITVIIALSHESLTLPELEQVTSLPAGELVEILKRCERSGIVTREDERYTLRGVHAE from the coding sequence ATGAGCGAAGCTGCTGAGGTTGCCCGCCTGCTGGATATCCTCGGGAACCGGAACCGGAGACGGATCATTGAGTTGTTGCGACAGAAGCCCTGTTTTGTCACCGAGATATCCGATACGCTCATGCTCTCGCCCAAAGCGGTTATCGACCATCTCCAGATGATGGAGAGAGAGACCATCCTTGCCTGCCAGGTTGACGAGCGGCGCAGGAAATATTACTACCTTGCAAACGACATCCTCATCGATGTCAGTCTCAAGGAGATCCGGATCATCAGTGCCGCAAACCCTGAAGGAGACGAAAAAAACGAGAAGCTCAAAACATCAGTGGCCATGCTCGGCCGGATGATCCGCTCGCATGACCAGATTCTCGCAAATCTCGAACAGGTCAACCATGATATCGAGATGATGATAACCGATGTTGCCCACAACCATAAGGATTTATTCAGGAGCGAACGAGAGATAACTGTAATCATAGCACTTTCCCACGAATCCCTGACCCTGCCCGAACTGGAACAGGTAACCAGTCTCCCCGCGGGAGAACTTGTGGAGATCCTGAAACGGTGCGAGCGGTCAGGGATCGTGACACGGGAAGATGAGCGGTACACGCTCCGAGGTGTCCATGCAGAATAA